The Canis lupus dingo isolate Sandy chromosome 18, ASM325472v2, whole genome shotgun sequence genome includes the window TGGCCCTCCTGGGTCAGGACCCCTTATGCGCGGAAGCCACAGACCCTTGTGGCGGAAGCTTTGCCCCCCAAACCCCCCGGGCTGCGGCCTCCTCCATCGGGCGGGTGAGTCCCGGGGTCCTCTATGCCCCAGCCCTTGCCTCTGGCGGGCTCGGGGGCGGGGAGGCTGCAGGAGTGGGGAGCGGTCAGGTCCCGCCAGGCCTGGAGCAGTGCGAGGCCGACCCTGCGCACCCCCAGTGGCCCTGGCCGGAGGTGCTGCCGTGTCCCTGCCTGCAGCTGGAAGAACCGCAAAGGTGGCCGCTGccaagccctgccctgccctgcccgccgCCAGGGCTGCATCCTGTCCCCACGAGCGTGTGCACTGTCCCCAGAGGCTGAGCCGTCACCGGGAGCCCCGGGGGGCCTCTGAGCCTCTGCGGCCGTTCCCCGTggcgcgggggggtggggtgggggggccgggggggggagaggggcccGGCCTCCGGTGCCGCAGCTCCTCCCCTGTGCCCCAAGTCCTTGTCACCCCTGGCTGAGGGAAGGCGGCGCCAGGATCCCCAGTGTGTTGAGGGAATGCAGGGGCGGGCAGTGGCTCTCCACCCCATGGAGGGCAACCTGGTCACCCGCGGGAGAGGTGCGACTTCCAGGCCTTTCCACGCCGTCCTACCCCCAAATCTTGTCCTAACGTTTCcccattttcataattttgaagtttctctttttcctttttttttttttttaaactgggatcCTGTTGCTGTTCTCCGTCCGCAGAAGCCTGGACGCAGCCCGAGGGGACCGCGGGGTAGGCAGCCGCCCCCAGAGCCAGCGCCTTGCTCGTGCCTGGACTCCCGCGCCGCTCTCCGCGTGGCCGCGTTCCGCGTGAACACCGAGTGGGATCCATCGGTTCTGCTGCTGCCGAGTGGTTGCTGGTTTTCGCACAGCCTGGGACGAGGCGAGTTTCCGCGTCTGTCCCCCCCAAGACCTCGCACTCCTGGCGGGTACAGCCCTGCGACCCTGAGCCCCCGACATACCAGCGGCCACTGTCCCGGCTGTGGGGTCTGCGGGCCAGGGTGTGGGCAGGCCAGAGGGGGGAGGGCGCCTACACCTTCACCACCGGCTTCCTGTCCGGCCTGTTTCCCTGACCCCTCTGCCTCGGCCTCCTGGTGGGTGACACGGCCCCGGGACGTTTGTTTCCAGGGTCAAAGATGGGAGGAAAGACTGTGGCAAGGCTCACACTTCAGCAGCTGAACCGTGTCAACCGCGTCTCCCCTGGTGTCCCCCGTGGTCACCATCCCCGGGGCGCCGGGCTCTGTGGGCTGACCCCTCCCCAGATTCGGAGCTTGAGGCACCAAACAGGAAGCTGCGGAGCTGGGGTTCGAGCGAGGGTTTGCGCCATGCTGGCAGTCTGGTGACTGAGGGGCAGCGGGAGTCCCGGGGGGCTGACCCAGCACCCACGCTCTCGCGCTGCCCCCCTGCCGGGCTCCCCGAGGTGCTGGAGGAGGCAGGCGCTCTGCTGCAAGGCGAGGCCAGGGGACCGCGGGGCGCCACTGCCAGTGCCCCGGGGCCTCCGAGTCAGCGGCTGGGCCCTACCCCTTGGGGAAGAACAAAGCCGCGCCTGGCGCGACCCTTCCACGCGGCCCACAGCCTCCGGACCACGGGATGGGTCGTCCGCGGGTCGGGGGGCTCCCGCCCACTGGCTCACTGCTGGGGGAGCCTCGAACTGCACCCACTCTCGATTCCTGCCCGGCCTCACGGGACCACGGCCGCCAAGGATTTCTGCAGGCCCAGGGCGCGGGCCGGGAGGGGCACCAACGCTGGCTCCCCAGCAGGCGCCACCCTGGCAGCACCTCTCACGACGGCCCCACGGTCCGCGTGTCTCCCGGGGCTCCCGTGGTGGGGGGGAGCATGACAGAAACGGACGGGCCCACCCCGTGCTGCAGGCCCCAAGCCCGGCGGCCGCGGGGGCTGTGACCCTGAATCCGCCTTGCCTCTGCGCCGGGGCCTCCGCTCTGCTCCCCCGTCCTCACGCCGTGTCGGAGCTCGcgctcccctcacccccaggtcGGGGTCACAGCGCGTTAGGGTGACGATCTCGGGCTACCCTGACCTCCGCAAGGCCCCGATCTCCGAGGGCAGGGCCGTGGCCTCCgcgggctgggggcgggagggACACTGGGGCTGAGCACCGAGCTCCTCCGACTCGGCAGGGGCGCTGCGCCCGGATCTGGCTGCCGCTCCCCCTGTGGCTGCAGGTGCCCAGTGCCCTCCCGCGGACGCGGCTTCCGACAGCTGGACACGCGGCCGCCGGGTGGGAGCTCTGCGTCCCTGCGGCCCCCCGGGGCCAGGCCGGGCTTcctggctcccggctcccggctcccgtgCTCCACGCCTGGCTGCTCATGCGCGTGGCAGCTCCTCCCCGGCAGGTGCGCTCCCAGAGGCAGGCGCTGTCAGTTCTGCGGCCCGGGGCCGTGCACGTCCTCAGCACGCGTGGATCGCCGACTGCTTGGCGACAACCGCCGTCTCCTGATGCACCCTCTTTCAGCGCGGAGGCGCCCCGCGTGTGGAACCTGAGCCCGATGGGCCTCCCGGGGCCCCGGCCCCACCCGCTGAGTGCAGGCCGGGCACCCACCATCCTGGGGAGCAATGGGCCCAAGGGCGCCGTCTCCGCGTCCACGACGCCCGGCTCGGTGCCCAGCATGCGGCGGGCTCCCGGGGAGGCAGTGCCCAGTGGGCGGGCGGGGGCCcgagcctccctgcctccctgcccttccccccagggTGGGAGCTGCACCCAGCGCATGCAGGGCCCCCTTCTGTCACACACGTGTCCGCGCCCCCTTCCCCTCCCGAGGTGAAATTCTCGAAACAAGAAATTAGCCACCGACCGACTGGAAGCACACGCCCCCACCCTAATATCTCCTCTGATAACaggagaagcaaagggaagcATCTCCGCACGAAGGTCATGGGGACTTTATGACTCCGCAGGGTCTGGGCATCAGCCGCGGCCGGGGGAGCAGCAGGGCAGCAAGTGGAGAGCTGCGGACCCCCGGGTGCTGCTCAGTTCAGGGGCAGTGCCAGGGGACACCATTTTCTGAGGGTGAAAAACTCCTGGTAAAGTTCCCAAGGGAACGAAACACATTAATCCAAATGCAGTCGCAATCCAGGGAATTTTCGTGAACATAAAAATGTGGAAACTAGTTTGCGTTTAGACGCCAAAGGGAACCACAGTCGAGGCTCAAATGCTCACAGACGGGTGTCCCCGCCTGACGGCTGTTCTCCGTGTGGCCCCCGTAGGAGCGGGGACGGCAGccgcccaccctccccacccgGAGCCCAGGGTGGAGCCCGGCATGGGCGCCGTCAGGCTGTGCGCGCTCAGGTGTGGGGGCACCATGCCCCAGCACAGACAGCGGGGCCCTGGAGGCTGCGCAGGATGCagggtgccccccacccagaCCCTGTGGCCGTCCTGGGGCGCCCGCCCCGTCGGTGCAGCAGCTCGGgaggccccgcaggccccgcaggccccggAGGTCTCTGCTGGGGACCGCTGGCCCCGGGGGTCAGTGCTTCCCCGGGATCCTGGGCAAGAGCGGGACTCGCCGTGGACGGGAGGCCGGGCACTCCCAGGTGTCCTGGCTCAGGGTGCTGCTCGCccgcggggcggccgggggctgGTTTCTGCTTCCGA containing:
- the LOC112663566 gene encoding collagen alpha-1(I) chain-like; this encodes MGSGPGAGASSLKRASKKAQPPESHPSEGDGACGVPGSPPTALPQGAAGGPGEALYGQNHPAELAPHPLRLYFGPGRSRAGWHPELGGLARIQGSPSAPRGSLAAHAAVPQEASRTEARPRLACCGPPRASPPSVRPQGLGAPPRCCPGQRLFHGWPRLGLEQLPRQDPAQPIGSRCVWAPGDPRPGSASRPQQRSCGLSAWGPLPRRAALPGPHPDPGAPSRARAAAASDHLMDLHAEVLRARCGGKGPWSPAQAAGHVWPSWVRTPYARKPQTLVAEALPPKPPGLRPPPSGGWKNRKGGRCQALPCPARRQGCILSPRASLDAARGDRGTSHSWRVQPCDPEPPTYQRPLSRLWGLRARVWAGQRGEGAYTFTTGFLSDSELEAPNRKLRSWGSSEGLRHAGSLVTEGQRESRGADPAPTLSRCPPAGLPEVLEEAGALLQGPKPGGRGGCDPESALPLRRGLRSAPPSSRRVPSALPRTRLPTAGHAAAGWELCVPAAPRGQAGLPGSRLPAPVLHAWLLMRVAAPPRQVRSQRQALSVLRPGAVHVLSTRGSPTAWRQPPSPDAPSFSAEAPRVWNLSPMGLPGPRPHPLSAGRAPTILGSNGPKGAVSASTTPGSVPSMRRAPGEAVPSGSGDGSRPPSPPGAQGGARHGRRQAVRAQPHEGLPKPPPAHPGQRSASISLSAESVPHGVARGAAPSPSLWPGGVPEELHAPGDKKDTGGRSKSLGPGREAGGPFLTWQ